The Accipiter gentilis chromosome 19, bAccGen1.1, whole genome shotgun sequence genome has a window encoding:
- the LOC126048254 gene encoding cytochrome c oxidase assembly factor 4 homolog, mitochondrial — translation MARPGHARNRPSLEEDEDEEAEDPLDAMISRTGCAAQHRELQECMAARQDWRHCQTQVRAFGECMARRQHTEELRRASDSRQAHTSPAGD, via the coding sequence ATGGCAAGGCCAGGACATGCCAGGAACCGTCCGTCGTTGGAGGAAGACGAGGATGAGGAGGCCGAGGACCCGCTGGACGCCATGATCTCACGGACAGGCTGCGCGGCACAGCACCGGGAGCTGCAGGAGTGCATGGCGGCACGGCAGGACTGGCGGCATTGCCAGACCCAGGTCCGGGCTTTTGGCGAGTGCATGGCTCGGCGGCAGCATACCGAGGAACTGCGCCGAGCATCCGACTCACGCCAAGCCCATACTTCACCCGCCGGGGACTGA
- the MRPL48 gene encoding 39S ribosomal protein L48, mitochondrial isoform X1 produces MRRLPQSSSSSSFIPFLCVVVVFWKVIVAGGSGGLLVLCLRKGALLKQVFALSRAVTPRENCLCAAGDALVSCHRHYRACPTHGIGKFKYLLPKEAPKKRKDKVQVKEINVGTEYEYGDVNIQMTSYDMCLVEHFAQYVHKLCNRLSIRVNESYAMPTKTNEVLFLEERGSKMQLDAVLTTHQRVVQISGLSSTFAPILLEIIQSNQPEGVHLLVKEHTEADFKSRLKSRPELEELLAQMN; encoded by the exons ATGAGGAGGTTACCACAgtcatcatcttcctcctccttcatcccTTTCCTCTGTGTTGTGGTGGTATTCTGGAAAGTGATAGTGGCTGGAGGCAGTGGAGGGTTATTG GTGCTGTGCTTGAGGAAGGGAGCATTGCTAAAGCAGGTGTTTGCGCTCAGCAG AGCAGTAACACCCAGAGAAAACTGTCTGTGTGCTGCAG GTGATGCACTTGTGAGTTGCCACAGACATTACAGAGCCTGTCCTACGCATGGTATTGGGAAATTTAAATACCTGCTCCCGAAGGAG gCTCCAAAGAAGAGAAAGGATAAAGTACAGGTGAAAGAGATAAATGTTGGAACCGAATATGAGTATGGAGATGTCAACATCCAGATGACTTCCTATGATATGTGTCTCGTGGAGCATTTTGCTCAGTATGTGCATAAACTTTGCAACCGACTCTCCATCAGAGTGAATGAAAG CTACGCGATGCCCACCAAAACCAATGAAGTGCTGTTCTTGGAAGAGCGAGGTTCCAAAATGCAGCTGGATGCAGTCCTCACTACCCATCAGAGGGTTGTCCAG atcAGCGGTTTGAGTTCAACATTTGCTCCGATACTCTTGGAAATTATTCAGAGTAATCAGCCTGAAGGGGTCCATCTGTTAGTGAAAGAG CACACAGAAGCTGACTTCAAGAGCCGATTAAAGTCTCGACCAGAACTTGAAGAGCTGCTAGCGCAGATGAACTGA
- the MRPL48 gene encoding 39S ribosomal protein L48, mitochondrial isoform X2, with protein MNAALPEVLCLRKGALLKQVFALSRAVTPRENCLCAAGDALVSCHRHYRACPTHGIGKFKYLLPKEAPKKRKDKVQVKEINVGTEYEYGDVNIQMTSYDMCLVEHFAQYVHKLCNRLSIRVNESYAMPTKTNEVLFLEERGSKMQLDAVLTTHQRVVQISGLSSTFAPILLEIIQSNQPEGVHLLVKEHTEADFKSRLKSRPELEELLAQMN; from the exons ATGAACGCGGCGTTACCGGAG GTGCTGTGCTTGAGGAAGGGAGCATTGCTAAAGCAGGTGTTTGCGCTCAGCAG AGCAGTAACACCCAGAGAAAACTGTCTGTGTGCTGCAG GTGATGCACTTGTGAGTTGCCACAGACATTACAGAGCCTGTCCTACGCATGGTATTGGGAAATTTAAATACCTGCTCCCGAAGGAG gCTCCAAAGAAGAGAAAGGATAAAGTACAGGTGAAAGAGATAAATGTTGGAACCGAATATGAGTATGGAGATGTCAACATCCAGATGACTTCCTATGATATGTGTCTCGTGGAGCATTTTGCTCAGTATGTGCATAAACTTTGCAACCGACTCTCCATCAGAGTGAATGAAAG CTACGCGATGCCCACCAAAACCAATGAAGTGCTGTTCTTGGAAGAGCGAGGTTCCAAAATGCAGCTGGATGCAGTCCTCACTACCCATCAGAGGGTTGTCCAG atcAGCGGTTTGAGTTCAACATTTGCTCCGATACTCTTGGAAATTATTCAGAGTAATCAGCCTGAAGGGGTCCATCTGTTAGTGAAAGAG CACACAGAAGCTGACTTCAAGAGCCGATTAAAGTCTCGACCAGAACTTGAAGAGCTGCTAGCGCAGATGAACTGA